In Thermomicrobiales bacterium, one genomic interval encodes:
- a CDS encoding AIR synthase-related protein — translation MPVGKLPFDLLGSLLAGLSLDDESVVVGPGLGRDAAVIDIDGTLLVIKNDPVTFVTQEAGHYLVNVNANDLSCLGAVPRWMLVTALLPETGSTPSLVADLFQQLTVACKELGISLIGGHTEITEGVPRPLLVGTLIGTAGPSGLLHPGRAQRGDRLLLARPAGIEGTALLALERPEELNQRFGAEFVVRAQRLLHDPGISVVGIARALLETGAVTALHDPTEGGVANGVREIAAASGLGAIMDRGLVPLLDETQQIAAHFHIDPLGMLSSGTLLAAVSASEVDRAIARCNELGVQTAVIGKLTATTTGFQLVESNRSGELPVFQTDEVTRALAMGR, via the coding sequence TTGCCAGTCGGAAAACTCCCGTTCGATCTGCTCGGATCGCTCCTTGCCGGTCTCTCGCTGGACGATGAGTCTGTGGTGGTCGGTCCGGGACTCGGACGCGACGCCGCGGTCATCGATATCGACGGAACACTGCTCGTCATCAAGAACGATCCCGTCACGTTCGTCACCCAGGAAGCTGGCCATTACCTCGTCAACGTCAATGCCAACGATCTGAGCTGCCTGGGCGCGGTTCCGCGCTGGATGCTCGTCACAGCGCTCTTGCCGGAAACTGGCTCTACGCCGTCCCTGGTCGCCGATCTCTTTCAGCAGCTGACCGTGGCCTGCAAGGAACTCGGAATCTCGCTCATTGGCGGACACACCGAGATCACAGAAGGCGTGCCTCGACCGCTGCTCGTGGGAACACTGATCGGCACGGCCGGACCGTCCGGACTGCTCCACCCCGGACGCGCCCAGCGCGGCGACCGGCTACTGCTCGCCCGTCCTGCTGGCATCGAAGGAACCGCGCTTCTTGCCCTCGAGCGCCCGGAGGAACTGAACCAACGCTTCGGAGCGGAGTTCGTCGTTCGCGCTCAGCGACTCCTGCATGATCCCGGCATCTCCGTCGTAGGAATCGCGCGCGCGTTGCTGGAAACGGGCGCCGTGACCGCCTTGCACGACCCCACCGAGGGCGGTGTCGCCAATGGTGTGCGCGAGATCGCTGCCGCATCGGGGCTGGGAGCGATCATGGATCGTGGTCTGGTTCCGTTGCTCGATGAAACGCAGCAGATCGCGGCGCACTTCCACATCGACCCGCTCGGAATGCTCTCTTCCGGAACCCTTCTGGCTGCGGTTTCCGCGTCAGAGGTCGATCGAGCGATCGCCCGATGTAACGAACTCGGCGTCCAGACTGCCGTGATCGGAAAACTCACCGCGACTACAACCGGCTTTCAACTTGTCGAATCCAATCGCTCGGGCGAGCTCCCGGTGTTTCAAACAGACGAGGTAACGCGCGCGCTCGCCATGGGCCGCTAG
- the xseB gene encoding exodeoxyribonuclease VII small subunit has product MSTDLVTEIANWQHASVDGTFEESMAALEAIVGLLDAGDLTLDQSLACFELGARLSHRCQQLLERAELQIEMVQRSLDTEAASEPPF; this is encoded by the coding sequence ATGTCTACCGACCTGGTTACCGAGATCGCAAACTGGCAACACGCGAGTGTCGACGGCACGTTCGAGGAGTCGATGGCTGCGCTGGAAGCCATTGTTGGGCTCCTGGATGCAGGTGACTTGACGCTCGATCAATCGCTCGCATGCTTCGAGCTGGGAGCGCGATTGAGCCATCGCTGCCAGCAACTGCTCGAACGCGCCGAGCTGCAAATCGAAATGGTGCAGCGATCGCTCGACACCGAAGCGGCATCCGAGCCTCCCTTCTAG
- the xseA gene encoding exodeoxyribonuclease VII large subunit gives MLDTPRTVREVTDRIRDLFASDPTLADIWISGEVLELTVSRSGHVFFTLAGDDARMRCAMFRMNALRQRSLPSPGASCVAHGKIEVYPTDGSYQFYVDLIEEAGIGLAALELELLRQQLEAEGLFAESRKRKIPERPAVIGIITSSSGAVWHDIQNVMRRRNPFARLILASAAVQGDAAPAELVAALRTLLAVDPPDVIVIARGGGSASDLAAFNDENLIRAVFAAPVPVISAIGHETDWTLLDLVADLRAPTPSAAAELVSPAILGDLRSLRESLALHADRFERELAIRIVDVERIGHRIDQRGFQDRWDQLRQLQSSLPQAVQSRLDRTNDRLRHAVAVMDALSPAKTMERGYAFVEHGGTGRPVRAAAELAPGDAIRTRFVDGSVESLVTSTAS, from the coding sequence ATGCTCGACACGCCACGCACAGTTCGAGAGGTCACGGATCGGATCCGTGACCTTTTCGCGTCAGACCCGACGCTCGCCGACATCTGGATTTCTGGCGAGGTGCTGGAGCTGACAGTATCGCGGTCTGGACACGTCTTCTTCACGCTGGCCGGAGACGACGCCCGCATGCGCTGCGCGATGTTCCGCATGAATGCATTGCGACAACGGTCCCTACCCTCCCCCGGCGCATCGTGCGTCGCGCATGGGAAGATCGAGGTCTACCCGACCGACGGTAGCTATCAGTTTTATGTCGATTTGATCGAGGAGGCGGGCATCGGTCTCGCCGCGCTCGAGCTCGAGCTCCTGCGTCAGCAACTCGAAGCCGAAGGGCTCTTTGCGGAGTCACGCAAGCGAAAAATCCCCGAGCGCCCTGCGGTCATTGGGATCATCACCTCATCCTCGGGCGCGGTTTGGCACGACATACAAAACGTCATGCGGCGGCGCAACCCGTTTGCCCGGCTCATTCTGGCGTCTGCAGCCGTTCAGGGTGATGCAGCTCCCGCTGAACTCGTTGCCGCCCTGCGCACGCTGCTGGCAGTCGATCCGCCCGACGTCATTGTCATTGCTCGCGGTGGTGGATCCGCCTCAGACCTGGCAGCCTTCAACGATGAGAATCTGATACGCGCCGTCTTCGCCGCTCCTGTCCCCGTCATCAGCGCGATCGGTCATGAGACCGATTGGACGCTCCTCGATCTGGTTGCGGATCTCCGGGCGCCTACACCGAGCGCTGCCGCCGAGCTCGTCTCCCCGGCCATTCTCGGCGATCTGCGATCGCTGCGCGAGTCGTTGGCGCTTCATGCAGATCGCTTCGAGCGGGAGCTGGCGATTCGTATCGTCGATGTGGAACGGATTGGCCACCGTATCGACCAACGTGGCTTCCAGGACCGTTGGGATCAATTGCGGCAGTTGCAGTCTTCGCTGCCGCAAGCCGTCCAATCGAGACTCGACCGAACCAACGATCGGCTCCGTCACGCTGTCGCCGTCATGGACGCATTGTCCCCAGCGAAAACCATGGAGCGCGGGTATGCTTTCGTGGAGCATGGAGGCACGGGTCGGCCCGTGCGCGCTGCTGCCGAGCTCGCCCCTGGCGATGCCATTCGTACCCGGTTTGTCGATGGTTCGGTCGAGTCGTTGGTAACCTCGACCGCTTCGTGA
- the accB gene encoding acetyl-CoA carboxylase biotin carboxyl carrier protein, translating into MPDNAASWEDIADFIQDAARQMREFGLTTLDVEHEGSRVRIKIEAPRKVVVDSAPETVSVQTSTPAPSKQDDGQLVVTSPMIGTFYASPSPGEPPFVQEGDEVEAGQVIGIIEAMKIMNEITSEHGGIVSKILVTNAQPVEYGQPLVHITPLD; encoded by the coding sequence ATGCCAGACAACGCCGCTTCCTGGGAAGACATTGCCGATTTCATTCAGGACGCCGCCCGTCAGATGCGCGAGTTCGGCCTGACGACGCTCGATGTCGAGCACGAAGGGTCGCGTGTGCGCATCAAGATCGAGGCGCCGCGCAAAGTCGTAGTCGATTCGGCACCAGAGACCGTCTCGGTTCAGACTTCGACACCGGCGCCCTCGAAGCAGGACGACGGACAACTGGTGGTGACATCGCCGATGATCGGCACGTTCTACGCGTCGCCAAGCCCGGGAGAACCGCCGTTCGTCCAGGAAGGCGACGAGGTCGAAGCTGGTCAGGTGATCGGCATCATCGAAGCGATGAAGATCATGAACGAGATCACCTCCGAGCATGGCGGCATCGTGAGCAAGATCCTGGTCACCAATGCGCAGCCGGTCGAGTACGGACAGCCGCTGGTGCACATCACCCCGCTCGATTAG
- the efp gene encoding elongation factor P: protein MIETGDVRKGTTMEFDNRLVKVVDFSHNKQGRGSAQLRMTLRDLRTGAITTHSVQAGARFPAVRLERKHVQFLYRDADGFNFMDLDTFDQFTLSESAVGDAAKFLKENDELDVMTWQDEPIDLELPTSVTLVVTETDPGLKGDTASGGTKPATLETGLVVNVPLFIEIGQPLRVDTRTGEYIERA, encoded by the coding sequence TTGATCGAGACTGGAGATGTCCGAAAGGGCACGACGATGGAGTTCGACAACCGGTTGGTGAAGGTTGTCGATTTCTCGCACAACAAGCAGGGGCGCGGCTCCGCTCAACTGCGCATGACGCTCCGTGACCTTCGGACCGGCGCGATAACGACTCATTCCGTTCAGGCTGGCGCGCGGTTTCCTGCCGTACGGTTGGAGCGCAAGCACGTTCAGTTCCTGTACCGGGATGCTGACGGCTTCAACTTCATGGACCTGGACACGTTCGATCAGTTCACGCTGAGCGAATCCGCCGTCGGCGACGCTGCCAAGTTCCTCAAAGAGAATGACGAGCTCGACGTCATGACGTGGCAGGACGAACCGATCGACCTGGAGCTGCCGACATCGGTCACGTTGGTCGTCACTGAGACCGATCCCGGGCTCAAGGGCGACACCGCCTCCGGCGGCACGAAACCGGCCACGCTCGAGACGGGGCTGGTGGTCAACGTTCCCCTCTTCATCGAAATCGGCCAGCCGCTGCGGGTCGACACCCGCACCGGCGAGTACATCGAGCGCGCCTAA
- a CDS encoding Xaa-Pro peptidase family protein — protein sequence MTNRVEQLRSVLASEDWDAILISDQDNRYFVSGYRADDHSGRSAGVLLVTPSSAQLYTNPNNIDWAQAAAPEFEAVKSTAPWEKQVGEAIKADGARRVGIETATLPHDSFVRLSEHLGSIEIVSIGDQIDRLRWVKTPEEVSYHRRAIEITDIAYERALEALRPGITEREIANLIAISFLDQGADGWGFPPTVAFGPNSAKPHHEPGDRPLEEHEAIIMDIGATVHGYTADLTRTNWLGEPPAQLAEIYTIVQAAQDAALATIRAGVPANVVDAAARDVITAAGYGEQFVHGLGHGIGVRIHDGPFMHSRNDDPLPANSILTVEPGIYLRGFGGVRIEDVVLVTDEGHEVLTRAPKKPRVR from the coding sequence ATGACCAATCGTGTCGAGCAACTTCGATCCGTTCTTGCCTCTGAAGATTGGGATGCGATCCTGATCTCCGATCAGGACAACCGGTATTTCGTCAGCGGTTATCGGGCTGACGATCACTCCGGTCGTTCCGCCGGAGTGTTACTCGTTACCCCTTCGTCCGCGCAGCTCTATACCAACCCGAACAACATCGACTGGGCTCAGGCCGCGGCTCCGGAATTCGAGGCCGTCAAGTCGACCGCTCCATGGGAAAAGCAGGTCGGCGAAGCCATCAAGGCTGACGGCGCAAGACGGGTCGGAATCGAAACCGCCACCCTGCCACATGACTCCTTTGTTCGCCTGAGCGAGCACCTCGGCAGCATCGAGATCGTTTCGATCGGGGACCAAATCGACCGCCTGCGTTGGGTCAAGACGCCCGAAGAGGTCAGCTACCACCGGCGGGCGATCGAGATCACCGACATCGCGTACGAGCGGGCGCTCGAGGCGCTGCGGCCGGGTATCACCGAACGCGAAATCGCCAATCTGATCGCAATCTCGTTTCTCGATCAAGGCGCCGACGGCTGGGGATTCCCGCCCACGGTGGCGTTCGGTCCAAATTCGGCCAAGCCGCACCACGAACCTGGTGATCGTCCCCTGGAGGAGCACGAGGCGATCATCATGGATATCGGCGCCACGGTGCATGGCTATACCGCCGACCTGACTCGCACCAATTGGCTCGGAGAGCCGCCTGCTCAACTGGCGGAGATTTACACTATCGTTCAGGCTGCCCAGGATGCCGCGCTTGCTACGATTCGTGCCGGTGTTCCTGCGAACGTGGTCGATGCGGCGGCGCGTGATGTGATCACAGCGGCCGGATACGGTGAGCAGTTCGTCCATGGTCTTGGACATGGAATTGGGGTTCGCATACATGACGGCCCATTCATGCATTCCAGGAACGACGACCCGTTGCCTGCCAACTCGATCCTCACGGTCGAGCCAGGCATCTACTTGCGAGGATTTGGTGGAGTACGCATCGAGGATGTCGTGCTCGTGACTGATGAAGGACATGAGGTGCTGACGCGCGCGCCCAAGAAGCCGCGGGTCAGATAA
- the aroQ gene encoding type II 3-dehydroquinate dehydratase: MTERKYLVLNGPNLNLLGTREPAIYGHTTLQDIVAGLEAQAAAADPPATIVALQSNHEGVLVDAIQTHGPDSNAIIINPGALSHYSIALRDALSGVGTPAIEVHISNIHARESFRHHSVISAVARGQIVGLGVDGYRLALDFCLKTYP, encoded by the coding sequence GTGACCGAACGAAAATATCTGGTGCTCAACGGTCCCAATCTCAACCTGCTCGGTACCCGCGAGCCGGCGATCTACGGCCACACGACGTTGCAGGACATCGTCGCCGGTCTCGAAGCGCAGGCCGCGGCCGCCGACCCACCTGCCACGATCGTGGCGCTGCAATCGAACCATGAGGGAGTGCTGGTCGATGCCATCCAGACCCACGGCCCGGACTCGAACGCCATCATCATCAACCCCGGGGCGCTGAGCCACTACAGCATCGCGCTCCGGGACGCGCTCAGCGGCGTGGGCACTCCCGCAATCGAGGTTCATATCAGCAACATCCACGCACGCGAGTCTTTCCGCCATCACTCCGTGATCTCGGCAGTCGCGCGGGGGCAAATCGTGGGCCTCGGTGTCGACGGGTACCGGCTGGCGCTCGATTTCTGTTTGAAGACCTACCCGTAG
- the uvrB gene encoding excinuclease ABC subunit UvrB: MANFRIESDLRPTGDQPRAIEQLVDGLNNDLKRQVLLGVTGSGKTFTMANLVEHYNRPTLVLAHNKTLAAQLYSEFKEFFPNNAIEYFVSYYDYYQPEAYVARTDTYIEKDTDINEEIDKLRHAATRSLLTRPDTLIVASVSCIYGLGSPEEYQNTVISLRRGAHERRDQVIRRLLDVQYDRNDMTVVRGSFRVRGDTIEVFPAYEEIAVRIEFFGDEIERIVEVDPLTGELLVDRIEIDIYPARHYVTSADKLRAGIADIRVELAERLEELRNQGKLVEAQRLEQRTNYDLEMMEETGFCSGIENYSMHLSRLKPGEQPHTLLDYFPKDFLMIIDESHMSIPQVRGMYAGDRARKDVLVEHGFRLPSARDNRPLTFDEFDRMLNQIVYVSATPGPFEREVAQRTVEQVIRPTGLIDPSISVRPTKGQIDDLLREINLRVGKGERALVTTLTKRMAEDLADYLKEMGIRTHYLHSEIDTFERIEILRDLRLGIYDVVVGINLLREGLDLPEVSLVAILDADKEGYLRSEGSLIQTIGRAARHVDGAVIMYADTMTKSMNAAIEETYRRREIQIKYNSDHGIEPRGIVKEIKDITERVRQVAEDAAEYRTDRSDQPGVIMQMPKDELVRMIKDLESQMKTAAKNLEFEKAALLRDQIVELRRMSELDSAIAGAPVARA, translated from the coding sequence ATGGCCAACTTCCGTATCGAATCCGATCTCCGCCCCACTGGCGACCAGCCCCGCGCAATCGAGCAACTGGTCGATGGGCTGAACAACGATCTGAAGCGCCAGGTGCTTCTCGGCGTCACCGGTTCGGGCAAGACATTCACCATGGCCAACCTGGTCGAGCACTACAACCGCCCGACCCTGGTGCTGGCGCACAACAAAACGCTGGCCGCGCAGCTCTATTCCGAGTTCAAGGAGTTCTTCCCAAACAACGCCATCGAGTACTTCGTTTCGTACTACGACTATTACCAGCCCGAAGCGTACGTCGCGCGCACTGACACCTACATCGAAAAAGACACTGATATCAACGAGGAGATCGATAAGCTGCGGCACGCCGCTACCCGATCGCTGCTGACCCGTCCTGACACGTTGATCGTCGCGTCGGTCTCCTGCATCTACGGCCTGGGTTCACCAGAGGAATACCAGAACACGGTGATTTCCCTGCGGCGCGGCGCTCATGAGCGGCGCGATCAAGTGATTCGCCGTTTGCTGGACGTACAGTACGACCGCAACGACATGACCGTTGTGCGCGGTTCGTTTCGGGTCCGGGGCGACACGATCGAGGTCTTTCCCGCCTACGAGGAAATCGCGGTCCGGATCGAGTTCTTCGGTGATGAGATCGAACGCATTGTCGAGGTCGATCCGCTGACCGGCGAACTGCTGGTCGACCGCATCGAGATCGATATCTATCCGGCGCGACATTACGTCACGTCAGCCGACAAACTGCGTGCCGGTATTGCCGATATTCGGGTGGAACTGGCCGAACGGCTGGAGGAACTGCGCAACCAGGGGAAACTGGTCGAGGCGCAGCGGCTGGAGCAACGCACCAATTACGACCTCGAGATGATGGAGGAAACCGGATTCTGCTCCGGCATCGAGAACTATTCGATGCACCTCTCGCGGCTGAAGCCGGGCGAGCAACCGCATACCCTGCTCGACTACTTCCCGAAAGACTTCCTGATGATCATCGACGAGTCTCACATGTCGATACCTCAGGTGCGCGGCATGTATGCGGGCGACCGCGCCCGCAAGGATGTCCTCGTGGAACACGGATTCCGATTACCGTCGGCGCGTGACAACCGTCCGCTGACGTTTGACGAATTCGACCGCATGCTCAACCAGATCGTCTATGTGTCGGCGACGCCGGGACCGTTCGAGCGCGAGGTCGCCCAGCGGACCGTGGAACAGGTCATTCGCCCAACCGGGTTGATCGACCCCTCGATCTCGGTGCGCCCCACCAAGGGACAGATCGACGATTTGCTCCGCGAGATCAATCTGCGCGTCGGCAAGGGCGAACGCGCCCTGGTTACCACGCTCACGAAGCGCATGGCGGAGGATCTGGCCGACTACCTCAAGGAAATGGGGATTCGCACGCACTATCTGCACAGCGAAATCGATACCTTCGAGCGCATCGAGATCTTGCGGGACTTGCGGCTTGGCATCTACGACGTCGTCGTAGGCATCAACCTGCTGCGTGAAGGGCTCGACCTCCCCGAGGTGTCGCTGGTGGCGATTCTGGACGCAGACAAGGAAGGCTACCTGCGCTCGGAAGGTTCGCTCATTCAGACGATCGGCCGAGCCGCGCGGCACGTCGATGGCGCGGTCATCATGTACGCGGACACGATGACCAAATCGATGAACGCGGCGATCGAGGAAACCTACCGTCGCCGCGAAATTCAGATCAAATACAACTCCGATCACGGAATCGAGCCACGCGGCATCGTCAAAGAGATCAAGGACATCACCGAACGCGTGCGTCAGGTTGCTGAGGACGCTGCCGAGTACCGCACCGACCGCTCCGACCAACCTGGAGTCATCATGCAGATGCCCAAGGATGAACTGGTGCGCATGATCAAGGACCTCGAAAGTCAGATGAAAACTGCAGCAAAGAATCTCGAGTTCGAGAAAGCGGCATTGCTGCGCGATCAGATCGTCGAGTTGCGACGCATGTCGGAGCTCGATTCAGCCATTGCGGGCGCGCCAGTTGCTCGCGCCTGA
- a CDS encoding NUDIX domain-containing protein, with product MASITTDIVDAYVFRHRHGRAQFLLLRRRAELPLGNTWHGIHGRVSESETSLEAARRAVRIQTGLSNLDAFSADYINQFFDHATDTIVLAPVFAFHMTVDAPVSLDDEFDDYAWCDRDEATGRLIFAGQRWAVRHIEDIVANPAADADFYRLS from the coding sequence GTGGCTTCGATCACAACCGATATCGTCGATGCCTATGTCTTTCGACATCGCCATGGCCGCGCGCAGTTCTTGCTGCTTCGCCGCCGCGCCGAGCTGCCACTCGGCAACACCTGGCATGGCATTCACGGCCGCGTGTCCGAAAGTGAAACGTCACTGGAAGCTGCGCGGCGGGCGGTTCGTATCCAGACAGGTCTCTCGAACCTCGACGCGTTCTCCGCGGACTACATCAATCAGTTCTTCGATCACGCAACCGACACGATCGTGCTCGCGCCGGTCTTTGCGTTTCATATGACCGTCGACGCTCCGGTTTCGCTCGACGACGAGTTCGACGATTACGCATGGTGTGACCGGGACGAAGCCACTGGACGTCTCATCTTTGCTGGGCAACGCTGGGCAGTTCGGCACATCGAGGACATCGTCGCGAACCCTGCAGCCGACGCGGACTTCTATCGCCTCTCCTGA
- a CDS encoding fused MFS/spermidine synthase, with translation MTSTDSTVSNEDAAIRDAASAEGRFQRWLLLALVFVCGGASIGTELAMSRLLAPYFGTSTFIWANLIGLTLAFLAIGYTIGGRLADKDPSLGVMLVIAGLAGFSVTLIPVIARPILRLSIDAFDDLNAGVFFGSFFATLLLMAIPMLLFGCISPFAIRMRTQNIRSSGETAGNIYALSTVGSIVGSFLPVLVLIPLFGTRATFLIMGATLMILALIGLVATQGGRRAIMVAALLAATLAVHASTAAGTIKPPYRGVLVKEAESEYNYIQVLEQDGRYLLALNDGHAIHSIFDPNSVLTGGPWDYFLLAPTMAGVDPERALIVGLAGGTSARSLLATYPDLAIDGVEIDPTVLELAEEYFDLDDPRLATFAEDGRYFLETSDATYDLVALDAYRQPYIPFHLATREYFQLVADHLSDDGVVVVNVGRSETDFRLVDALSSMLSAVFPSVWLVDVQGYDNTMVIASQQEVTLEQIETRLRSVEPGSNQQIVAAEVFADGNLRMNSADDRPYTDDRAPVETLIDRMIFDAAREETGE, from the coding sequence GTGACTTCAACAGACTCCACCGTTTCAAATGAAGATGCTGCGATTCGCGATGCCGCGTCGGCCGAGGGTCGGTTCCAGCGCTGGTTGTTGCTCGCGCTGGTGTTCGTATGCGGCGGCGCCAGCATTGGCACCGAGTTGGCAATGTCGCGCCTGCTCGCGCCGTACTTCGGGACCTCCACATTCATCTGGGCCAATCTGATCGGGCTCACATTGGCGTTCCTGGCGATCGGCTACACGATTGGCGGTCGCCTGGCGGACAAAGACCCGTCGCTTGGCGTCATGCTGGTGATTGCCGGATTGGCGGGTTTTTCGGTAACGCTCATTCCTGTCATCGCTCGACCGATTTTGAGGCTGTCGATCGATGCCTTCGATGATTTGAACGCCGGCGTGTTCTTCGGCTCCTTCTTCGCAACTCTCCTGCTGATGGCGATTCCGATGCTCCTCTTCGGGTGTATTTCGCCGTTCGCGATCCGCATGCGTACCCAGAACATTCGTTCGAGCGGCGAGACGGCCGGGAACATCTATGCGCTCTCAACGGTCGGTTCCATCGTGGGCAGCTTCTTGCCCGTGCTCGTGCTGATTCCGCTCTTCGGGACACGCGCGACTTTCCTGATCATGGGCGCCACACTAATGATTTTGGCGCTGATTGGGCTCGTGGCAACTCAGGGAGGCCGACGAGCGATCATGGTTGCCGCCCTTCTGGCCGCGACGTTGGCTGTCCATGCATCGACGGCGGCGGGAACGATCAAGCCGCCCTATCGCGGCGTGCTCGTGAAAGAGGCCGAGTCGGAATACAACTACATCCAGGTGCTCGAGCAAGACGGGCGCTACCTGCTCGCCTTGAACGATGGCCACGCGATCCATTCGATCTTCGACCCGAATTCAGTGCTCACCGGTGGTCCGTGGGACTACTTCTTGCTGGCGCCGACCATGGCGGGTGTCGATCCGGAACGAGCGCTCATCGTCGGTCTCGCTGGCGGCACGTCCGCGCGATCACTGCTGGCAACCTATCCAGACCTTGCGATCGACGGGGTCGAGATCGATCCGACCGTCCTCGAACTGGCCGAGGAGTATTTCGATCTCGACGATCCACGACTCGCGACCTTCGCTGAAGACGGCCGGTACTTTCTGGAGACTTCGGACGCGACCTACGATCTGGTCGCGCTCGATGCCTATCGCCAACCCTATATTCCATTTCATCTGGCGACCAGGGAGTACTTTCAGCTGGTTGCCGATCACTTGAGCGATGACGGTGTGGTAGTCGTCAACGTCGGGAGGTCGGAAACGGACTTCCGTCTGGTGGACGCTCTATCATCTATGCTCAGCGCGGTCTTTCCGTCGGTATGGCTTGTGGACGTGCAGGGATACGACAATACGATGGTGATCGCTTCCCAGCAGGAAGTTACGCTCGAACAGATCGAGACACGATTGCGCTCGGTGGAGCCGGGATCGAATCAGCAGATTGTGGCGGCGGAAGTCTTCGCAGACGGCAATCTTCGTATGAACTCGGCGGACGATCGACCCTATACCGACGATCGCGCCCCGGTCGAAACGTTGATCGACCGCATGATATTTGATGCAGCACGAGAAGAAACTGGCGAATGA
- the pgeF gene encoding peptidoglycan editing factor PgeF: MTIPSDLQPLQGTQIGRLPFVRHGITRRVPGLGNADGNISYSEPRDPHDAWQMRQYWCDRIGVDPTSLVTAHQVHGNQVGVVPRGKAGTGSAPGTGLFGKFDSLVTNDPSVAVMMTHADCLAVVLCDPQTRAVGVVHAGWRGTVSNVSGATVTAMVESFGSGPEETLAFIGPGICAACYAVGDEVADSWNDLGVPGGEAALNKPNGQWHFDLAEANYLQLRAAGLRDDAIERSGICTNCGGPSWFSHRGQGPTTGRFGSIIAVVE, from the coding sequence ATGACGATTCCAAGCGATCTCCAGCCATTGCAGGGCACGCAAATCGGGCGGCTGCCGTTCGTCCGACATGGCATCACGCGGCGGGTTCCCGGACTTGGCAACGCCGACGGCAACATCTCCTATTCCGAGCCACGGGACCCGCACGACGCCTGGCAGATGCGGCAGTACTGGTGTGACCGCATCGGGGTCGACCCAACCTCACTGGTGACCGCGCATCAGGTGCACGGGAACCAGGTCGGAGTCGTCCCTCGCGGAAAAGCCGGCACTGGGTCGGCTCCCGGCACCGGATTGTTCGGGAAGTTCGACAGCCTGGTCACGAACGATCCGAGTGTGGCGGTGATGATGACGCATGCCGACTGTCTCGCGGTTGTGCTTTGCGATCCACAGACTCGAGCGGTCGGCGTCGTGCATGCCGGCTGGCGCGGGACGGTGTCCAATGTGAGCGGCGCCACAGTCACCGCGATGGTGGAATCGTTCGGAAGCGGACCGGAAGAGACGCTGGCATTCATTGGTCCGGGAATCTGCGCCGCATGCTATGCGGTTGGCGACGAAGTGGCAGACTCATGGAACGATCTGGGCGTTCCCGGTGGCGAAGCAGCTCTGAACAAGCCGAACGGGCAGTGGCATTTCGACCTGGCCGAGGCGAACTACCTGCAGTTGCGGGCGGCTGGTCTGCGTGACGATGCCATCGAACGATCCGGGATCTGCACCAACTGCGGTGGACCGTCATGGTTTTCGCATCGTGGGCAAGGGCCGACGACGGGCCGCTTTGGTTCGATCATCGCGGTGGTCGAATGA
- a CDS encoding YggS family pyridoxal phosphate-dependent enzyme: MTEVRLDSALAQRLSAVQERVTLAAENAGRDPSGVTIVGVTKTVGRDAVDEAYALGMRVFGENRVQDAKAKFAVPLPSDAQLHMIGSLQSNKAKTAVELFDVIQSVDRPSLVEALARQAEAAGKSVDVLLEINVAGEMQKAGCAPENAHALLDQVIGHAGLRPLGLMTMAPLVDDQESVRPVFRALRELGRALEERSGVALPILSMGMSNDFEAAIAEGATHVRIGRAIFGG, encoded by the coding sequence ATGACCGAAGTACGGCTCGATTCGGCACTCGCTCAGCGGCTCTCGGCTGTCCAGGAACGCGTGACGTTGGCGGCAGAGAACGCAGGGCGCGATCCTTCTGGCGTGACTATTGTCGGAGTCACAAAGACCGTCGGACGCGACGCTGTCGATGAAGCATATGCGCTCGGGATGCGGGTCTTTGGCGAGAATCGCGTGCAGGACGCCAAAGCGAAGTTCGCGGTCCCATTGCCAAGTGATGCCCAGCTCCACATGATCGGCAGTCTGCAATCCAACAAGGCGAAGACAGCGGTCGAGTTGTTCGACGTCATACAGTCGGTCGATCGCCCGTCGCTGGTTGAGGCCTTGGCTCGGCAAGCTGAGGCCGCCGGAAAGTCGGTCGACGTACTGCTCGAGATCAACGTAGCTGGCGAGATGCAAAAGGCTGGTTGCGCACCCGAGAACGCTCATGCGTTGCTCGACCAGGTGATTGGCCACGCCGGATTGCGGCCGCTCGGGTTGATGACGATGGCGCCGCTGGTCGACGACCAGGAGTCGGTGCGACCGGTTTTTCGCGCGTTGCGCGAGTTAGGTCGTGCGCTCGAGGAGCGATCCGGCGTTGCGCTTCCAATTTTGTCGATGGGCATGAGCAACGATTTCGAGGCCGCGATTGCCGAAGGAGCGACCCACGTGCGCATCGGCCGGGCGATTTTTGGTGGCTAG